In one Spirosoma rigui genomic region, the following are encoded:
- a CDS encoding glycosyltransferase family 2 protein, with protein MFSVVIPLFNKAIYIEKAVESVIQQTYADFELIIINDGSTDDSWLRVTKIRDSRITFIDQPNVGVSDSRNRGVKQARFEYIAFLDADDWWESTFLEQMSRLIQDYGEANLFGSNYYYVKHGKARVEPKGLPDTFRSGYINYIDLYVSEFCVLINCSFVVVRKQAFVQMGGFKSNLRFGEDIDLWIRLALTSKVAYLNKPLAYSNQDVDGESRAVGRQTLYSPEANFIFNLAYLKSAEEESAALKRLLDGLRVRVLLPYYLANQYVSEVRSVLAEVDFSQQPVYYRRAYALPALLVRPYFEFMKVGSFCKRTLIRLSRTSYPSVV; from the coding sequence ATGTTTTCTGTCGTTATTCCATTATTTAATAAAGCTATTTATATTGAGAAGGCTGTTGAATCGGTAATACAGCAAACTTATGCTGATTTTGAGTTGATTATCATCAATGATGGATCTACCGATGATAGTTGGTTGCGAGTAACGAAGATCCGTGACTCTAGAATTACCTTTATTGATCAACCTAATGTAGGTGTGTCTGATTCGCGAAACCGAGGGGTTAAGCAAGCGCGTTTTGAATACATTGCTTTCCTAGATGCCGACGACTGGTGGGAGTCAACATTTCTTGAGCAAATGAGTCGGCTTATCCAGGATTATGGCGAAGCTAACTTGTTTGGCAGCAATTACTATTATGTAAAGCATGGCAAAGCCCGCGTTGAACCCAAAGGATTGCCCGATACTTTTCGGTCGGGCTATATTAATTATATTGATTTGTATGTCTCTGAGTTTTGCGTGCTGATCAACTGCTCATTCGTTGTTGTGCGCAAACAGGCTTTTGTTCAAATGGGCGGATTTAAATCTAACCTGCGGTTTGGCGAAGACATAGATTTGTGGATACGGTTGGCTCTAACCAGTAAAGTGGCCTATCTGAATAAACCATTGGCCTATTCAAATCAGGATGTCGATGGCGAAAGCCGGGCTGTTGGCAGACAAACGCTCTATTCGCCCGAGGCCAATTTTATCTTCAACCTGGCTTACCTCAAATCTGCTGAAGAGGAATCTGCGGCTTTAAAACGATTGTTGGATGGACTTCGTGTCCGGGTGTTGCTGCCCTATTATCTGGCCAATCAGTATGTGTCCGAAGTACGGTCAGTTCTAGCTGAAGTTGATTTTTCGCAACAACCGGTCTATTACAGGAGAGCCTATGCGTTGCCCGCCTTGCTGGTACGGCCCTATTTTGAGTTTATGAAGGTTGGTTCATTTTGCAAGCGAACCTTAATTCGATTGAGTCGGACATCATACCCCTCGGTTGTATAA
- a CDS encoding glycosyltransferase, which produces MSNIKVAVCLTTYNHAEYISQAIEIVLSQKTNFDFLLVIGEDGSVDNTIKICREYERKYPTKINVIQYETNLGLVKNTIELYKFIKKRNIEYIAMLDGDDYWIDNNKLQRQIDSLDTNPESGLSHTSMQLLVEGKVISQKKRNLKEENNSHLHLPLANCTVVFRTSLISKLDMEYIASQNFLSIDYITAVIFSYNTKFTYIDESTAVWRRGHSSVSNPNNLKKDIEYVKHHVNVWRYINKLYPEVLFEESWGISYIKMESLKLAYKYNDYKLAKDVTTNTPLSNSGESKIEGMRSFFAKNRLLFFIYCSIYKLRNMVRTH; this is translated from the coding sequence ATGAGTAATATTAAGGTAGCGGTGTGCCTTACTACATATAATCATGCTGAATATATTTCGCAAGCGATAGAGATCGTACTGAGTCAAAAGACAAATTTTGATTTTCTATTGGTTATTGGTGAAGATGGGAGTGTCGATAATACTATTAAAATATGTAGAGAGTATGAGAGAAAATACCCGACAAAAATTAACGTAATTCAATATGAGACTAATCTTGGCTTGGTAAAAAATACTATTGAATTATATAAGTTTATAAAGAAAAGAAATATTGAATACATTGCTATGCTTGATGGTGATGATTATTGGATCGATAACAATAAATTACAACGGCAAATTGATAGTCTAGACACTAATCCTGAAAGCGGCTTGTCTCATACTTCTATGCAGTTATTAGTTGAAGGAAAAGTTATAAGCCAGAAAAAAAGAAATCTTAAGGAGGAGAATAATAGTCATTTGCATTTGCCTTTAGCTAACTGTACTGTTGTGTTTCGTACTAGCCTGATTTCTAAACTGGATATGGAATATATAGCATCACAAAACTTTCTTTCCATTGACTATATTACTGCAGTTATATTTTCATATAATACGAAATTCACATACATAGATGAGAGTACGGCCGTTTGGCGACGTGGTCATTCATCTGTATCTAACCCAAATAACTTAAAAAAAGATATTGAATATGTTAAGCATCATGTAAATGTTTGGCGTTATATTAACAAGCTTTATCCTGAAGTTCTATTTGAAGAATCCTGGGGAATATCTTATATTAAAATGGAAAGTTTAAAACTGGCGTACAAATATAATGATTATAAATTAGCGAAAGACGTGACAACTAATACTCCATTATCTAATTCTGGGGAGTCGAAAATAGAAGGTATGAGAAGCTTTTTTGCCAAAAACAGGTTGTTGTTTTTTATTTATTGTTCAATTTATAAATTACGTAATATGGTTCGTACTCATTAA
- a CDS encoding methyltransferase domain-containing protein, whose translation MADLETAHSMLNGKGNFLKARESGGLREKLIAENKTRWLEIGCGGTFDDNFTYVDLFPEALVKQKGRYFRMDMVNATDAALERLGKFDMIRMQHVFEHFTPEAGLTVLANCAKLLNKDGYVLISTPDLRKYVEFYLSGQIRENFDWALNRISKDSPNSFYFSIFSHSLPFEKHEWCYDAEGLIYQLNRSGKFDHIRELALGDELTTIPFTHNRPNEDVCVIAQLKST comes from the coding sequence GTGGCTGATTTAGAAACCGCCCATTCGATGTTGAACGGCAAAGGGAACTTCCTCAAAGCGCGGGAGAGTGGGGGGTTACGCGAAAAATTGATCGCCGAGAATAAAACTAGATGGCTGGAAATTGGTTGTGGCGGTACCTTCGACGATAACTTTACCTACGTTGATCTATTTCCTGAAGCACTGGTGAAGCAGAAAGGCAGGTACTTTCGTATGGATATGGTCAATGCCACGGATGCCGCCCTGGAGCGACTCGGCAAATTTGATATGATCCGAATGCAGCATGTGTTCGAACATTTCACGCCCGAAGCGGGCCTGACCGTACTGGCAAACTGCGCCAAACTGCTCAATAAAGACGGGTACGTACTCATCTCTACACCCGACCTCAGAAAATACGTTGAGTTCTACTTATCGGGACAGATTCGGGAAAACTTCGACTGGGCGCTTAATCGAATTTCAAAAGACAGCCCTAACAGTTTCTATTTCTCTATTTTCTCGCATAGTCTACCCTTTGAAAAACACGAATGGTGCTACGATGCAGAAGGCTTGATCTATCAGCTAAACCGGTCTGGCAAGTTCGATCATATACGTGAGCTGGCGTTGGGCGATGAATTGACTACGATTCCGTTTACACATAACCGGCCTAACGAGGACGTTTGTGTTATTGCTCAGTTAAAATCTACTTAA
- a CDS encoding glycosyltransferase family 2 protein, whose product MPKLSIITINYNNAPGLAKTIESVINQTSSAFEYIVIDGGSTDGSVDVIRQYHHKIKYWISEPDQGIYQAMNKGIKRAKGEYCQFLNSGDYLLTPDVTERMLAELPSSCSILYGNKIREINGRQQVERSFAGRPITLMDLYRSTIFHATAYIKRSLFDTYGLYDESLKIVSDWKFYLIAVGLSNESVTYRDINMVWFDNTGISTTNKVLDQQERAAVLLKVLPKPILADYQHLAIDSAIIKRLKQNRLTWFLVINLYRALFWADKLFSR is encoded by the coding sequence ATGCCGAAACTGTCAATCATTACCATTAACTATAATAACGCACCTGGCTTAGCCAAAACAATAGAAAGTGTTATCAATCAAACCTCTTCAGCGTTTGAATATATTGTGATTGATGGTGGCTCAACCGATGGAAGCGTGGACGTGATTCGGCAGTATCACCATAAAATTAAGTACTGGATCAGCGAACCTGACCAAGGTATTTATCAGGCCATGAACAAAGGAATCAAACGGGCGAAAGGTGAGTACTGTCAATTCCTTAACTCTGGCGATTATTTACTGACACCCGACGTAACCGAACGAATGCTGGCAGAACTCCCTAGCAGTTGTAGTATTCTGTATGGCAATAAAATACGGGAAATTAATGGCCGACAACAGGTAGAACGAAGTTTTGCTGGTCGGCCAATTACGCTGATGGATCTCTATCGGTCAACAATTTTTCATGCAACGGCCTATATCAAGCGGTCGTTGTTCGATACATACGGGCTGTATGATGAATCCCTCAAAATTGTGTCCGACTGGAAGTTTTACCTCATTGCCGTTGGCCTGAGCAACGAGTCGGTTACCTATCGGGATATTAACATGGTTTGGTTCGATAACACCGGCATCAGTACAACCAACAAAGTATTGGATCAGCAGGAACGGGCTGCCGTTTTACTAAAGGTTTTGCCCAAACCCATTCTGGCAGACTATCAGCACCTGGCCATTGATAGTGCAATCATCAAAAGATTGAAGCAAAACCGATTAACCTGGTTTTTGGTCATCAATTTATACCGGGCCCTCTTTTGGGCCGATAAACTGTTTTCCCGATAA
- a CDS encoding glycosyltransferase family 4 protein: MKVLMLNHSDLSGGAARASFRIFQSLKKYGVDVSMLVKTKLSDDSAIYEVSSFRRRGVLSKIDVYNTKLKNYYYKTQLKKYNVQQGYFLSNLSSINLSTALQSIDFDIIHLNWISHEYLNIDMLRTLKKPIVWTLHDCWAFTGICHYFDQCNNYTSSCGSCSLLNSVDEKDLSNEIWRKKSLNYELCIMHIVTPSHWLGNSAQQSSLLKNKPISVIPYPINTDIFTPQDKVAARERLGLKQVGKYVLFGAMNALDDQRKGYQYIDKAVKLLASQGHTDIQLVIFGTSKSFEERNECISIIYLNSINNDAKMIDLYSAADVTVVPSISENLSLVIMESLACGTPVVAFDIGGNPDMIDHKKDGYLATPYSAEEIANGILWVLSNTNEGNLAYNARQKILDKYSEKTIAEKYIKLYDSIL, translated from the coding sequence GTGAAAGTATTAATGTTAAACCATAGTGATTTGAGCGGGGGAGCAGCAAGGGCTTCTTTTCGAATATTTCAGTCTTTAAAAAAGTACGGTGTTGATGTTAGTATGCTAGTTAAAACCAAACTGTCTGATGACTCAGCTATTTACGAAGTTAGTAGCTTTCGTAGGCGTGGTGTTTTGTCGAAGATAGATGTATATAATACAAAACTAAAAAACTATTATTATAAAACACAATTAAAAAAATACAATGTTCAGCAGGGCTATTTCTTGTCTAATTTGAGCTCTATTAATCTGTCAACAGCTTTACAAAGTATTGACTTTGATATTATTCATCTCAATTGGATAAGCCACGAGTATCTGAATATTGATATGCTTCGTACATTAAAAAAGCCTATTGTATGGACATTGCACGACTGCTGGGCATTTACGGGTATTTGCCATTATTTTGATCAATGTAATAATTATACTAGCTCTTGTGGATCATGCAGTTTACTCAATTCGGTAGACGAAAAGGATCTTTCCAATGAAATTTGGCGAAAGAAATCGTTGAATTATGAACTGTGTATCATGCACATTGTTACGCCGAGTCATTGGCTAGGCAATAGTGCCCAGCAAAGTTCCTTATTAAAGAACAAGCCTATATCAGTAATTCCTTACCCCATTAATACAGACATCTTTACACCCCAGGACAAAGTTGCAGCACGTGAAAGACTGGGTTTGAAACAAGTTGGTAAATACGTATTATTTGGGGCTATGAATGCGTTAGACGATCAAAGAAAAGGGTATCAATATATCGATAAAGCAGTTAAATTACTTGCGAGTCAAGGTCATACTGACATTCAGCTAGTTATTTTTGGAACATCAAAATCATTCGAAGAAAGAAATGAATGTATTTCGATAATATACCTTAACTCAATTAATAACGATGCTAAAATGATTGATTTGTATAGCGCAGCAGATGTCACAGTTGTTCCATCAATATCCGAAAATCTATCCTTAGTCATTATGGAATCCTTAGCTTGTGGAACTCCTGTAGTTGCTTTTGATATTGGTGGTAATCCAGATATGATTGACCATAAAAAAGATGGTTATCTTGCAACACCTTACTCGGCGGAGGAGATAGCAAATGGAATATTATGGGTATTGAGTAATACGAATGAAGGGAATCTAGCCTACAATGCCAGACAAAAAATTCTCGATAAATACTCTGAAAAAACAATTGCTGAAAAATATATAAAACTATATGATTCAATCCTTTAA
- a CDS encoding class I SAM-dependent methyltransferase: MQNENLKKMLNVGCGNKFHKAWVNIDMVSYHPDVIEYNILAGLPFPSDTFDVVYHSQVLEHIPKHQAAGFIAECFRVLKPNGIIRVVLPNLENIVEEYQKCLQQCLTDNNPLAEANYEWVLLEMYDQTVRNRPGGDMAMYLEKAELLNEAYVLDRIGYVGRSIRAEVARRGNSRNEQLEASAWARYAQKIQRNLTYRKIRQWLLNVLLTPEETLCLQTGRFRRGGEIHYWMYDRFSLSKLLTNTGFSEPLVKSSLESDIPNWATYELDVKQEHVYDPTSLFMEAKKTAYNT, encoded by the coding sequence GTGCAGAACGAAAATCTTAAAAAAATGCTCAATGTGGGCTGTGGCAACAAGTTTCACAAAGCCTGGGTCAACATTGACATGGTTTCCTATCATCCGGATGTTATCGAGTATAATATTCTGGCCGGTTTGCCCTTTCCGTCGGATACCTTCGACGTGGTATACCATTCCCAGGTATTGGAGCACATTCCAAAGCACCAGGCGGCAGGATTTATTGCGGAGTGTTTCCGGGTATTAAAGCCCAATGGCATCATACGGGTTGTGCTGCCGAATCTGGAAAATATCGTAGAAGAATACCAGAAATGCCTTCAACAGTGTCTTACCGATAACAATCCATTGGCCGAGGCTAACTACGAATGGGTACTTTTGGAGATGTATGACCAAACGGTTCGAAACAGGCCCGGGGGCGATATGGCTATGTATCTCGAGAAAGCGGAACTGCTCAACGAAGCCTATGTCCTAGACCGTATTGGGTATGTAGGGCGGTCTATTCGGGCAGAAGTTGCCCGACGTGGAAATAGCCGGAATGAGCAGTTGGAAGCTAGCGCCTGGGCTAGGTATGCCCAGAAGATACAGCGTAATCTGACATACCGAAAAATACGGCAATGGCTTCTGAATGTGTTGCTCACACCAGAAGAAACCCTTTGTCTGCAAACAGGTCGGTTCAGACGGGGTGGCGAAATTCACTATTGGATGTATGATCGGTTTTCTCTGTCGAAGCTGTTAACTAACACAGGCTTTAGTGAGCCGTTGGTTAAAAGCTCCCTTGAGAGCGATATACCCAATTGGGCTACCTATGAGCTAGATGTCAAGCAGGAGCATGTATATGACCCAACCTCATTGTTTATGGAAGCGAAAAAAACAGCTTATAATACATAA
- a CDS encoding glycosyltransferase family 2 protein: MSRQERISIITVSLNNEAGLQKTLQSIAQQGDAEYQLIVIDGGSVDGSRAVIDTFSHLIAYWVSEPDQGIYHAMNKGIAQATGDYCLFLNAGDWLVENSLANAAKECTGEDIVYFGCYRSYSDGRVEEQSYPSRLTMRSFFKRTIGHQSTFIKRDLFRQYGTYNESFQLHADYDFWLKTIIIHRASCKYIDRFLCYYDMGGRSSQQSEQSQLEIERVLASYLPIRVLDDYQYWFDREQEMEVLWWYQSKPMLYRVLVFFFNIIRRVIRYVPRQSR; this comes from the coding sequence ATGAGCAGACAGGAAAGGATATCCATCATAACCGTCAGTTTAAACAATGAGGCCGGCTTGCAGAAAACCTTGCAAAGTATTGCTCAGCAAGGCGATGCTGAGTACCAGTTAATCGTCATTGACGGAGGCTCTGTGGATGGAAGCCGCGCGGTAATTGACACGTTTTCTCACCTCATTGCGTATTGGGTGTCTGAACCTGATCAGGGTATTTACCACGCCATGAACAAAGGCATTGCGCAGGCCACCGGCGACTATTGCCTGTTTCTGAACGCAGGTGACTGGCTCGTTGAAAACAGCCTGGCAAATGCCGCAAAAGAGTGTACCGGTGAAGATATTGTTTATTTCGGTTGTTATCGGAGCTATTCAGATGGACGGGTCGAGGAGCAGTCGTATCCCTCCCGCTTAACGATGCGTAGTTTCTTTAAACGCACCATAGGGCATCAATCCACATTCATCAAACGCGACCTGTTCAGGCAGTACGGCACGTATAACGAGTCATTTCAGCTTCACGCCGATTACGACTTTTGGCTCAAAACCATCATTATACATCGGGCTTCGTGCAAGTACATTGATCGATTCCTGTGCTATTACGACATGGGGGGGCGCAGTTCGCAACAGAGTGAGCAGTCGCAACTAGAAATAGAGCGTGTACTGGCAAGCTACCTGCCGATCCGGGTACTTGATGATTATCAGTACTGGTTTGATCGAGAGCAGGAAATGGAAGTTTTGTGGTGGTACCAATCCAAGCCAATGCTCTACCGCGTCCTTGTCTTTTTTTTCAACATTATCAGGCGTGTGATTCGCTACGTTCCCCGCCAATCCCGTTGA
- a CDS encoding O-fucosyltransferase family protein gives MVIAQKNDGQFGNKLLISAHIIAYCLSRQEPLVSFTLGSYAHYFRADRFRENRIYLMPLSWQQRFLSAIVGISQRVAQTLFKYRVLERHRVGWVHTELRDITSRKAPLLQLEGEGFRSTTDLLVNATRIRQLFTPKRVYSETVKRIVEPLKRDYDVLIGVHLRRADYRQWQGGKYYFDDNIYRNVIVQMRGLLTQKKPVFILCSDEPLDAAYFSEQDLYLSKNEMIIDLYLLASCDYLIGPPSTFSGWSSFYGNVPLWTIENQATKISLADFKSCTL, from the coding sequence ATGGTTATTGCCCAAAAAAATGACGGCCAATTCGGAAATAAGCTGCTAATATCGGCTCACATAATCGCCTATTGTCTGAGCCGACAGGAGCCCCTGGTAAGCTTCACACTGGGTAGCTACGCCCACTATTTCAGGGCTGATCGTTTTCGGGAAAATCGTATTTATCTGATGCCGCTGTCATGGCAGCAGCGATTTCTCAGTGCTATTGTAGGAATTAGTCAGCGAGTGGCTCAAACTCTTTTTAAGTACAGGGTATTAGAGCGTCATCGAGTAGGCTGGGTCCATACTGAACTCCGAGACATTACAAGCCGGAAGGCTCCGCTGTTGCAGTTGGAAGGAGAAGGGTTTCGGAGCACAACTGACCTACTGGTGAATGCCACACGAATACGGCAACTTTTTACGCCCAAACGGGTGTATTCCGAAACTGTAAAACGTATTGTTGAGCCCCTTAAACGGGATTATGACGTGCTGATTGGTGTTCATCTGCGACGTGCCGACTACCGACAATGGCAAGGTGGAAAATACTACTTCGATGACAACATTTATAGGAACGTTATAGTCCAAATGCGGGGATTACTGACTCAAAAGAAGCCTGTATTTATTCTATGTTCCGATGAGCCACTCGATGCCGCCTATTTTAGTGAGCAGGATCTGTACCTTAGCAAAAACGAGATGATCATCGATTTGTATTTGCTGGCAAGCTGTGATTACCTGATTGGGCCGCCGAGTACATTTTCTGGCTGGTCTTCGTTTTATGGTAATGTTCCGTTGTGGACAATCGAAAACCAGGCCACCAAAATTAGCTTAGCAGATTTTAAGTCCTGTACGTTGTAA
- a CDS encoding FkbM family methyltransferase, whose product MKGFLKRIARRFGYDILHLPTDPITRQWLDLMHDNQIDLVFDVGANVGQYGGRIRSLGYRGDIVSFEPMAEAYQQLHQQAVADPHWQTVHTGMGDYDGNAVINVSTNSYSSSILEMLPLHLDSAPEAAHVRKESIRIQRLDSLVDQFYKPGRNLYVKIDTQGFERQVFEGSRRALDKIRGIQMELSLQPLYRGETLMTDMVSLLRTEGYTLKLIEGGHRNYETGELLQVEGYFFR is encoded by the coding sequence GTGAAAGGTTTTTTAAAACGAATTGCCCGTCGGTTTGGCTATGACATTCTGCACCTGCCTACCGACCCCATTACTCGACAATGGCTTGATCTGATGCACGATAATCAGATTGATTTAGTCTTCGATGTAGGGGCTAACGTCGGGCAGTACGGCGGGCGAATCAGGTCATTAGGGTACCGGGGAGATATTGTGTCGTTTGAACCGATGGCCGAAGCCTACCAACAATTACATCAGCAGGCGGTAGCAGATCCGCACTGGCAGACCGTGCATACGGGTATGGGCGACTACGACGGAAATGCCGTTATCAATGTTTCGACTAATTCGTACAGCAGTTCGATTCTGGAAATGCTTCCGCTGCACCTCGATAGTGCGCCCGAAGCGGCTCATGTCCGGAAGGAGTCTATTCGCATACAGCGGTTAGATTCGCTGGTGGACCAGTTTTACAAACCTGGCCGCAATCTGTATGTGAAAATCGATACGCAGGGCTTTGAACGGCAGGTATTTGAAGGTAGCCGACGTGCCCTGGACAAAATTCGGGGGATTCAGATGGAACTGTCCTTGCAACCGTTGTACAGGGGCGAAACGCTGATGACCGATATGGTGAGCTTGTTGCGGACTGAAGGGTATACGCTCAAACTCATCGAAGGTGGGCACCGTAATTACGAAACAGGCGAGTTGCTACAGGTAGAGGGTTATTTTTTCCGATAG
- a CDS encoding glycosyltransferase family 2 protein gives MNNRTGLEKTLQSVFGQTYSAIEFIVIDGGSTDGSVAYIQQHAAKVKYWVSEPDLGIYHAMNKGIAQATGEYCLFLNSGDWLVHSSTLEIVMSNKPKADIVAGDVYFFDTEANVIKWHVPSPDVLTAKTLFLGTLPHQATLIRRSLFERFGVYNQGLKIASDWLFFLEVLLEGGCSYQHIPETVAYFSMDGISCSPQTHALPRREQLTVLQQKYPRFLPDYERLDQLERQAVQWQKSREYAVYHFLERTGIIRIGVLLRRLKRFLVRILQTKRPA, from the coding sequence TTGAATAATCGTACCGGATTAGAAAAAACGCTGCAAAGTGTATTTGGACAAACCTACTCCGCCATTGAGTTTATTGTAATTGACGGCGGCTCAACCGACGGTAGTGTTGCCTACATCCAACAACATGCTGCCAAAGTCAAGTATTGGGTGTCTGAGCCCGACCTTGGTATTTACCACGCCATGAACAAAGGCATTGCACAAGCCACTGGCGAATATTGCCTGTTTCTAAATTCGGGCGACTGGCTGGTTCATTCGTCGACGCTCGAAATCGTAATGAGTAATAAACCCAAGGCCGACATTGTGGCGGGAGACGTTTACTTTTTCGATACCGAAGCCAATGTCATTAAATGGCATGTGCCTTCCCCTGATGTACTTACCGCCAAAACCTTGTTTCTGGGTACATTACCGCATCAGGCAACACTCATTCGGCGGAGCCTGTTCGAGCGATTCGGGGTGTACAACCAAGGGTTGAAAATTGCTTCCGACTGGCTGTTTTTTCTGGAAGTCCTGCTCGAAGGTGGCTGTTCGTATCAGCATATTCCTGAAACGGTGGCCTATTTTAGTATGGATGGAATTAGTTGTAGTCCGCAAACCCACGCGTTGCCCCGCCGGGAGCAGCTAACGGTACTACAACAGAAATACCCGCGCTTTCTGCCCGATTACGAACGGCTAGACCAACTCGAACGGCAAGCCGTGCAATGGCAAAAAAGCCGGGAATACGCTGTTTATCATTTTTTGGAGCGTACGGGCATAATCCGGATCGGAGTGCTGCTCCGGCGATTGAAACGCTTTTTAGTACGAATCCTGCAAACCAAACGCCCAGCGTGA
- a CDS encoding DUF5672 family protein, which produces MYNQVAIIIPVYRPEPDETEKMSLRQCLSVLGGYPIIFFCGHSFNCSAYERFASDHGVVYQKRTFPDGFFTSKETYNALCLQKAFYTAFADYEFILIYQLDAWVFRDELASWCAKAYDYIGAPYPTDFDAPLDEVVFSTVGNGGFSLRRTKPIINLLSTYRRMKNWSELLDAYAPRTRQNPLFYLYVLIRYAGYRNTISYLKKGKWEDNFFSEVGRLTSYLRIPKAEEALMFSFEYKPSAAFAQNKGQLPFGCHGWTWIEYETFWHHHIGEIAH; this is translated from the coding sequence GTGTATAATCAGGTTGCCATCATTATACCCGTTTATCGACCAGAGCCGGACGAGACGGAAAAAATGTCGTTGCGGCAATGCCTGAGTGTTCTGGGCGGGTATCCCATCATTTTTTTCTGCGGCCATTCTTTCAACTGCTCTGCCTACGAACGGTTTGCTAGCGACCACGGCGTAGTGTATCAGAAGCGCACCTTCCCCGACGGTTTTTTTACCAGTAAAGAAACCTATAACGCGTTGTGTCTGCAGAAAGCGTTTTATACTGCCTTTGCGGATTATGAGTTCATCCTGATTTATCAACTCGATGCGTGGGTTTTTCGTGATGAACTGGCCTCCTGGTGTGCCAAAGCCTATGATTACATCGGTGCGCCTTACCCCACGGACTTCGATGCGCCCTTGGATGAGGTCGTATTCTCGACGGTAGGAAATGGGGGCTTTTCTTTGCGCCGGACCAAGCCAATTATCAATCTGTTAAGCACCTACCGACGAATGAAGAACTGGTCGGAGCTACTGGATGCCTATGCGCCAAGGACACGTCAAAATCCGCTATTTTATCTATACGTTCTGATTCGGTATGCAGGCTACAGAAACACCATCAGCTATTTGAAAAAGGGTAAGTGGGAGGATAACTTTTTCTCGGAGGTGGGTCGGCTCACTTCGTACTTACGTATTCCAAAGGCTGAGGAAGCCCTGATGTTTTCGTTTGAATACAAACCGTCGGCCGCCTTTGCTCAAAACAAAGGGCAGCTTCCGTTTGGCTGTCATGGCTGGACTTGGATTGAATACGAAACATTCTGGCATCATCATATTGGTGAAATTGCCCACTGA